From a single Capsicum annuum cultivar UCD-10X-F1 chromosome 12, UCD10Xv1.1, whole genome shotgun sequence genomic region:
- the LOC107850050 gene encoding uncharacterized protein LOC107850050, whose translation MERYGEENIPTDKFKFSNWSRSRIVIKFFQATALQNGVKEIVYGDPYWFTPTYRFPIIKVLAGKSLPELVLSGCDLMAVSLFSGAVHCQSLRKFSLYLIFRCQNCMLNCGVPNVCGCYAMELSS comes from the exons ATGGAGAGATACGGGGAAGAAAATATCCCTACTGACAAGTTTAAATTCTCAAATTGGTCAAGATCTAGGATAGTGATCAAATTTTTTCAAGCCACTGCTCTTCAGAATGGTGTAAAAGAGATTGTGTATGGAGATCCTTACTGGTTCACTCCAACATACCGCTTTCCTATTATCAAGGTCTTGGCAGGAAAATCTTTACCAGAATTGGTTCTGAGTGGTTGCGATCTGATGGCTGTTTCATTATTTAGTGGTGCGGTGCACTGTCAATCTTTGAGAAAGTTTTCTCTGTATCTAAT TTTTAGATGTCAAAATTGCATGTTGAACTGTGGAGTGCCCAACGTTTGTGGATGCTATGCTATGGAGTTGTCATCCTAG